GCTACCGTGTGCGGGGGGAGGTTGGGGCCTGGGGGCAGATGGGGGAGGTGAGCCGCCAGGGGCTGGAGCGGCTGGCGCTGCTGGAGGAGGCGTATACGGCGGCGCATGGCGAAGAGAAGCGGGCGCTGAAGGTGGCGATGGAGGAGGCGCAGCGCGGGGTGCAGCGGGAGGTGTTGGAGGGGAGGTTGAGGTCGATCGAGGCGGAGCTTAAGCGCTGGGAGGAGCTCGCTGCGGCAAAGGATCTTTTTGGCGAGGAGGTGGGGCTTGAGGCCGGGCAGCGGGCGGAGCGGGAGCGCTTGCAGAGAGAAGCGCAGGCGGTAGCGCAGGCGTTGCGGGATCTGCAGGAGGGTCGGCGCGTGGGGCTGGCGTTTGCGTACGGGGAGAGGTTTGGCGGGGTGATGGGGAGGGGGGGCTTTGATCTGGTGGTCACCAACCCGCCCTGGGTGCGCGCTACGCGCCAGGATGGGGCGGTGAAGGGGGTGTATCGGGCGCGCTACCGGGTGGGGGAGCCGGGGTTGTGGGCCGGGGCGAAGGAGGCCGGGGTGGAGGCGACCTTTGGGGCGCAGGCCGACCTTGCGGCGCTTTTTGTGGAACGTTCGCTGGAGTTGTTAAGGCCCGGGGGGCGAGTGGTGGCGTTGTTGCCGGCGAAGGTGTTGCGCTCGTTGAACGGGGCGGGGTTGCGCAGGCTTTTAGCGGAGCATCAGCTGGAGGCGGTTGAGGATCGCTCCGAGGCGTCGGAGGCGATGTTTGAGGCGACGACGTATCCGGCGGTGCTGCGGGTAAAAAAGGTCGCTCGGAGCGCGGCGAAGGGGGTGTCGCCGGGGGTGGAGGTGGCGGTCTGGCGAGGCGATGAGGTGCGGCGGTTTACGCGCGGGGCTGGCGAGCTGGGGGTGTGGGGGCAGGCTGTGGGGGAGCCCTGGGTGCTGGTGGACGAGGAGGTGCTGGGGCTTTTTCGGCGGATGCAGAGTGCGTCGGTGGCCTTTGGCGCCAGCGGGTTGTGGGAGGTTCGCCGGGGGGTGATGACGGGTCATAACGCCGCGTTTTTGCTGAAGAAGAGCGATGTGCCCCGGGTGAGCTGTGAGACGTGGAAGCCCTATCTGAAGTGGGCTGTGGGGGGGCGCGATATTGGCGAGGGGAGGGTGGAGCACAGGCGGCAGATGATCTGGCCGGTGGATGCGAAGGGGCAGGTTTTTCAAAAGTTGCCGGAGGCGCTGCAGGGGCATTTTGAGAACCATCGAAAGACGTTGGAAGGACGCAGTGATTATCGGGAGGGGCAGCCTCTGTGGCAGCTGTATCGGCTGCATGAGGATGTGGTGGGGCCGAAGGTGATGTGGTCGGATCTGGGGCAGCAGCTTGAGGCGGTGGCCAGCGCCGGGGAGGAGGTGCCGCTGAACACGGTGTATTACGCCGGGGTCAGGAGTGAGGCGGAGGCGCGGGCGCTGGCGGCGTATTTGAACTGTGAGGCCGTGCGTACGGTGGCGTATGCGCTGGGGGAGCGGGCGCGCGGGGAGTGGCGGCGCCATTTTGCCTGGGTGGTGAGGTTGTTGCCGGTGCCGCGGAGCTTTGTGGAGGCGGTGCGGGAGGGGCGGGGGCTGGCGCGGTGGGAGGAGGCCGGGGCGTTTGAGGAGGCGTTCGGGTTGAGCGGGGCCGATGTGGCGGTGCTGCGGGCGTATCGCACCGGGGGTGAGGGGCCGGTGGTGCGGGAGGTGGCGTGATGGCGGGGGTGAGGGGCTGGCTGGCCGCGGCGCTGCGCATCGGGGGGGCGCCGCAGCTCGGAGGCGAAGGGGGCGGTGATGCGCATCTCTCCAGGCAGCAGCAGGAGGCGGTGGCCCGCGGCGCGCAGGTGGTTGAGGCCTTTGGCGGGGTGGTGCTGGCCGACGGGGTGGGGGTGGGCAAGACCCGCGAGGCGTTGGCGCTGGGCCGCGCTGTGCGGCGTGGGCAGGGGGCGGGGAGGATGTTGCTGGTGGTGCCCTCGCGCCTGCAGGGGGCCTGGCGGCGCGTGGCCGGGGAGATGGGGCTTGTGGAGGGGAGGCATTTTGAGGTGGTGACGCATCACCGCATGAGTCATGGCCGGGTGGGGGGAGGCTGGGCGGTGGTGGTGGTGGATGAGGCGCATCGGTTTCGGCGTGTGAGCACGCGGCGCGGCGAGGCGTTGATGCGATTGAGCGCGGAGGCGCCGGTGGTGCTGGTGACGGCCACGCCGGTGTGCAACGGGCTCGACGATTTGAGGGGGCTGCTCTCGTATTTTATGAGCGATGCGCGCACGCGGGGCGTTGTGGGGATGGGGCTTTTTGAGGCGTTTGAGCGGGCGGCGGCCGGATGTTTTGACCTGACGGAGCTTCTGGAGGCGGTGGTGATCCGGCGCTCGCGGGCGGATTTTGGCGAGCTGCGTCGGCCGAAGGTGCGATTTGAGGTGGTGCGTTATGAGGCCGAGGCCCAGGAGCGCTGGGTGTGGCGACATCTGGAGGAAGAGCTGCGGGCGATGACGCTTGCGGCCTTTGAGGGGGAGTGGCCGCGGGGGCTTTTTGTGGCCTCGGGGTTACGCCAGTGGGAGGGGGGAGCCGGGGCGCTGGGGGAGGCGTTGGAGCGGCTGGCGCATTATTTTGAGCGTTGGTTGGAGGCAGCGCGGCAGGGGAGGTGGCTTGATGCCGGGGCGTTTCGCGAGGTGTTTGAGGGGGTGAGCCGCGCCCAGGAGGTGATGGGATTTTTGTACGGGGATCGGGAGGCCCATGTTGAGGCGTTGGCCCGAGCGCAGGAGGGGGTTGAGGCGGATCTCTGGCGAGTGCGAGGGCTGCTGGGTCGTCTGGAGGCGATGCGGGAGGAGGGGGGCCTGGCGAACGCGGTGGTGGGGCTTGTGGGGGAGGAGGCGGGGGAGCGGTGGCTTGTATTTACGGGGTATCAGGGCGGGGCGCGGGCGCTTTTTGAGGCGATCAGCCGAAGGCTGGGAGGTGGGGTGGGGGTGGGGCTTATGACCGGGGAGATGGCCCGGGCCACGGGGGTGGGCAGGCTGGATGTGGCGGAGCTCGTGGAGCGATTTGTGGGCGATGTTCTGGCGCGCGACCGGGTGGGGGTGCTGGTGGCCACCGATTGTCTGGCCGAGGGGGTGAATCTGCAGCGCTGCAGAAGGCTTGTGCTGGCGGATCTTCCCTATTCGCCCTTGCGCCTGGAGCAGCGGGTGGGGCGAGTGGTGCGGCCGGGGCCGACTGGCGAGGAGGTGCGGGTATTTTTGCCGCGGCCGACGGTGTGGGCCGACACCCTGGGGATGCGTCGGCGGCTGGAGGCGAAGATCGCGCAGGCGCAGGAGGTGGGGCTTGCGCCGGGGTTGGCCGCCGGGGTCTGGCGAGGGCTGGGGGAGGAGGGGAGCGCGGCGATGGAAGGGGAGACGACGGCGCCCCTGGCGAGGATCGGGGTGTTGGAGGCGATGACGCTCGAAGACCGGCTGCGGGCGCAGCTTTTGGGTGAGGAGGGGGAGGTGGTCTTTGGGAAGGTGGGCGCTGGCGAGGTGGTGCGGGTGCTGGCCAGGGTGCGGGTTGTGGCGGCGGTGGAGCGCTATGTGTGGGTGAGCGCCGACGGGCAACAGGCGCGGGTGGGGAGGCTCAGCGAGCGGCTGGGGGGGCTTGTGGCGCTGAGTGGCGAGGCGCTGGAGGTGGGGGCGTGGACGCCGAGAGCCGAGCCCTGCTGGGAAAAGGTGCGGGCGTGGGCTGTGGGGCGTTGTGAGGAGCTTGAGGCGGCCCGGCTTGCGCCGGCGGTGGTATGGCGAGGGTCGGCCGGAGTGCGGGTGTGGGAGCTGTTGGTGGAGGCCGCTCGGAGTGGGGCGTTGGGGGTGACGCTTCAGGAGCTCGGGGCGTATCGCCAGCGGGTGCTCGGGGAGCACCCGGCCGGGATGTTGCGGCGTTGGGAGGGGATGCTGGCGATGGGGGCTGATGCGGGCGCGTTCTGGCAGGAGGTTCAGGCGCTGCCCGAGCCTTTCAGTGAGCCTGTGCGCGTGGAGGTGGTGGCCGCGCTGGGCTGGAGCGCCCGGGCGGAGAGCGCGGCCTTACGCGCTGCGGGTTTGTTCGAGGAGCTGCCAGTTGGTGTAGGCGAAGTAGCCGAGGATCAAAAAGATGAGGATGCCGCCCTGAAGGGCGTAGAGGGCGATGGCGCCGGTGATGATCAGGGCGCCGATGGCGACTTTTGCGGTGGTGGCCAGGGCCTGGCGCTGGGGCCTGGAGCGGCGCAGAAAGTGAAAGAGGGCCTGGCCGCCGTCCATCGGGAAGATGGGCAGGAGGTTAAAGACGAGCCAGAAGGTGTTGACGATGGCTGAGAGGCGCAAAAGGTGGCGCAGGAGCGGCCAGGAGTCGGCCGGGGCCAGGGCGTTAAGCGCCATCAGGCCCCCGAACGACACCAGGGCGATGAGAAGCGTGGCCGCCGGGCCGGCCAGGGCGATGAAGATGCCCTGGTTGGGGTTGGGGTTGGCGCGGTGGTTGATGGCGACCCCGCCCATGCCCTGAAGCACGATGGTGGAGGTGCCAAAGCCGCTCTTTTTGAAGGCGGCGGCGTGGCCGAGCTCATGGAGGAGCACGCCGAAGAAGAGGATGGGCGCCCACATCAGCTGGTAGGGGAGCTGCTCGGCGGATTTCAGTCCGGAGAAGACAAAGAAGGCGACGAGCGCGAGAAACCAGACCTCAATGAAGATGGTGTGGCCGGCGAAGGTCGCGAGCTTCCAGCTGGGGCCCTGGGATTGACGGATACGCATGGGTGAAGGCCTGGGACAGAGAGGCAAAAGGAGGAGCAGGTAAAAGGAGCAGCAGAAGTCGGGAAGTAAAACTAGCGTCCTGACGCGGATAATCCACCGTCAGGCCGAGGTAGAGCAGAGCGTGCGGGGTGTAAAGGGCGCATCGATCACAGGCCGGCGACACGTCGGCATCATTTCAATCGTTTCAATCGCTAAACGGGCTTAACGGACTTAACGGACTTCGAGGAGGGGTGATGATGGACGGGATGGGCAGGTTTGAGGCGTTGGTGAGCAGCGGGGGGCGCGGGGAGTGCGGGGCGTTGGGAGCGGGCGTGGGGGCGTCGATGGAGGCGTTGAGGCGTTATGTGCGCTCGGAGGGGAGGTTGCGCACGCGGGGAGCCTGGGAGTTGGATGAGGGTGAGGCGGTGCGTCTGGCGCAGGCAAGCGGGGTGGTGCCCGAGGGGGGCTGGGTGCGCCTTGTGGGGCTGTGTGCCGGGGCGGGTGTGCTGGTGGCGCGGGGCGGTGGTTTTGAGGCGGGGCCGGCGCTGGAGCGGGTGATGCGCTGGCCGGAGGTGGAGGTGGAGCGGCGGCTGGTCGAGGGGTTTACGCGCTGGTTGATGCCGCCGGCGACCGCCGCGAGCTGGTTTGTGGCTTTAGGGGTGCATCCGCTCTGGGGGCTGAAGCTCGCGCGCCATGTGCACCGGGAGGGGGCGCTGATGGGCTTTGACCCTGGTCGGGAGTCCCGCGACGACTCGATTATGGGGGCGAGAAAGCTCGAGGGGGTGCGACGGCATGTGTACGTGAGCATGGCCGTGGTGGTAGGGGTGCTTCGGCGCTTGAGCGAGGGGCGCATCTACGATGTCGGGGCGCTGGTGAGGCTTGTGGAGGAGGCGATGCGCTTTGCCCGGGTGGTCGCCTATGAGGATGATGAGGAGGAGGCCGGTGAGCTGCGCGTGCTGGTCGATGAGGTCTGCTGGCGAGCGGTGCAGCACGCGGTGTGGGCGCTGATGGATGAGGTGCTGGTGCCGGCCGGGGTGGTGCGCTGGGAGATCGGTCGCGGGATCGCGGTGAAGACCCGCGCCCTGGATGAGGTGCGCGTGGGCGCGCTGGGGGTGGGGGCGCAGGATACCTGGGTGCGGCTCTTTCTCAGTGGTAGCGGGGGGCGTAAAGTTGCTTAAGTTGAGAAGAGCGGGTGGAGGCGTGAGGCCGAAATGGAGAGGCGATGATCACATCAAAGAAGGTGGCGGTGCTCGATGATGAGCCGCTGATCGGGGACATCGTCTCGCGGGCGCTCAGTCGGCAGTGGGAGGTCAGCGTTTTTGAGCGCCCCTCCCAGGCGCTGGAAGCGCTGGAGGGGGGGGAGCGCTACGCGGCGTTTCTATGCGATATGATGATGCCCGAGCGCACGGGGATGGAGGTCTACGAGGAGATCCGCCGGCGCTGGCCGGAGCAGGCGGAGCGGGTGGTGATCATGAGCGGGATCAGCCACCGCGACCGAGCTGGCGAGATGGTGCGCGAGGCGGGGGTGAGGCTTGTTCAAAAACCCTTTGATTTGAAGGGTTTGAGGCAGGTGGTGGAGGAGGTTGCCGCCGGGGCTTCGGCGGCAGGCGCCGGTGAAAGGGGCGCGCTTCGGCGCTAGAAGCGCCGGCCTGTCGCGGTCGCCAGCTCAGAGGGGCTGGACCATGCGGTCGGTCTTCTTCTCGATGGCTTTTTCGTGCAGAAGTCGCAGCGCGGCGCGGGCCAGAATTGAAGCGCCGGCGTTGATGGCGCGCTCATCGATGTTGAAGTGCGGGGAGTGCAGGAAGTTGCGGGGAGCCTGCGCGCCGGTGCCCAGTCGGAACATCGCGCCGGGGATGCGCTCGCAGTACACCGAAAAATCTTCGCCCCCCATCGAGGGCAGGGGAATGCGCTGGACGCCCTCTTCGCCGAGGATGTCGGTGGCGACCTCGCTGATGATCGAGGTGATGTACGGGTCGTTATGAATGGCCGGGGCGCCGCGGGTGAGCTTGAGCTCGTAAGAGGCGCCGTGGGCCAGGCAGATGCCGCCGATGGTGCGTCGCAGCAGATCGTCGAGCTCATCGCGGTGCTCCGGCGAGATGGTGCGGATGGAGCCGGAGAGCGAGGCGGTCTCGGGGATGACGTTGGCGGCGATGCCGGCCTGGAAGGTGCCCAGGGTAATCACCGCCGGGATGCGCGCGTCGAAGTTGTGGGCGGGCAGCTGGTAGAGGGCGTTGGCCACCTGGGTGGCGATGAAGATCGGGTCGGTGCACTGGTGGGGGCGAGCGCCGTGGCCGCCTTTGCCTTCGATCTTGATCTCAAAAAGGTCAAAGGAGGCGGTAAAGGGGCCGGGGCGCACGCCGATCTCCCCGATGGGGCGCTCCGGGTCGCAGTGCAGGCCGAGGATGGCGTCGACGTGGTCGATGGCCCCGAAATCCACCATCTCGGTGGCACCGCCGGGCACGGTCTCTTCGGCATGCTGGAAGATCAGGCGCAGGCGGCCGGGCAGCTGATCTTTGAGCTCGAGCAGGCTGAGCCCGCTGCCGAACACAGTGGCCATATGCACATCGTGACCGCAGGCGTGCATCACCCCCGGGTTTTGCGACTTGTAGGGGATGTCGTTGAGCTCCTCGATGGGAAGCGCGTCGATGTCGGAGCGGATGGCGACGGTGGGGTGGAGCGCCGGATCGAAGTCCACAGGCGTCAGGTCGGCGTAGAAGCCGGTGCCCTCGGGGCGCACGAAGGTCTCAAAGCCCAGCTCTTCGACACGTTTGACCATATGCGCGGTCGTCTCAAACTCATGCTGGCTGAGCTCGGGGTGGGTGTGCAGGAAGCGGCGCAGCTCAATGAGGCGATCGGTGTTGGCGCGCAGGGTATCGGTGAGACGATCGAGAAGTTCGGGGGAGGGGGCGTTCATGGGGAGTCCGATGATGCGTGGGGAGGGGGGATCGTGGGGGAAGCGCCATGAAACTACTACGCCATTGCCCGGCGTGTGTTCAACTGCCGACCACCCCAGGACGACGCGGGCGGCGCCCTGGATGCGATCGGGTTCGGCGGTTCATGGCGTTTGTGTTGGGCTTTCTGATTTAAAAACCTTCGAGGGTGCGGGCGTTTTCGGGGGGGAGGATGGCGGAGAGGGGCGCGTCGGGCTCAAAGCGAAGCTCGGTGACCTCGGTGGTGGTGATGTGCTCGCCGGGCTCGCCATCCTCGAAGGTAAAGGTTTTGTGGGACGTGGCCAGCGTGATGCCTTCGATGGTTTTTTGATCCTCGTAGGTCATAAAACGCTCCGGGGAGTGGCCGCCCTCGGGGAAAAAGCCCGGGTAGGAGACGATGTAGCGGATGGCGTGGACCTCGAAGGATTCGGGGTGGATGTAGAGGACGTAGAAGTCGTCGGGGGCGTCGCCGGTGCCGGGCTCGTAGGTGGCGCGGATGAGGTGGTAGGTCTGGTCGTTGTAGGTGGCGTCGTCTTCCCGGGTGAGGATGACGCCGGGGTCGGCCAGCACGAAGGGGAGCGCCACGAAATAATAGGGGGTCAGCGCCCAGAAGCGGGCGTTGAAAGGCGTCTCGGCATCCTGTGGGGCGATCCAGGCGTTTTCGCCGTCCCAGCCAAAGGCGACCTCGGGGGATTCGGAGAGGGTGTGGGCGGCGCGGGATGACCAGGTGTCGACGAGCTGGCGGGTGTCGCGCGGGTCGCCGTCGAGGGGGCGGTAGTTAAAGCGGAAGTGCAGCGGGCCTTTGTTGAAGAAGTTCTGCAGGCCGCCGTGGGCGTCGATGGACTTTCGGAGGAGCTGGCCGGGTTCGGAGTCGGCGAGTCGCTCGTGGGCGTCGGCGACGCGGGATTCGACCCAGTGGGGATCGGGGGCGGCGCGCTCTTCTTCGGGAGGTGCCGGGTCGGCGGGGGGCGCTGATGCGGGCTCGGCGGGGGCTTCGGTGCGCTGCTCGGCGGTTGGCGCGTCGCAAGCTGCGGTGGACAAACCTAAAAGGGTGATCAGGTTGAGAACCAGAAGATGACGCATGGGGACTCCGAGGTGGGCGGCGCGGCAAGCTCGCATATTAGCGAGCGTTGAGCATAGCCCGTCTGCGCGGAAGTCAACTTCTCCGGCTGGTCAGCGAGAATCGGGGAGGTGGGGTTGAAATGGGTAGGTCGATGCCCTACATAGTGTCATGTGTTCAGTGAATCTTAAGAAAGGAGCCACATTTATGGTCAAAATCACCTATCTTTCGGACCACCTGGGGGCGGAAGAGCCTGCTGCCGAGGAGCTCAGCACCGAGGAGCTCGCTGAGATGAAAAAAGTCGCGCGCTGGCATCAGGAAGAGTGGGCGCACCTGAGCCCCGACAAGACGGTGGGCACGCGCGTAGAAGAGCTGCGTGAGAGCGCGGTCAAAGAGGGCTTGCCGCTGACGCTGGTGGCCGTCGAAGAAGACGCCATCGTGGGCACGATCAGCCTGGCCGAAGAGGATCTTTCGACCCACCCCGAGTTCTCACCCTGGCTCTCGACGGTCTATGTAGACGCGTCGCAGCGTGGGCAGGGCATCGGCAGCCGCCTGGTGCAGCGCGTGGAAGAGGTCGCGGCAGCGCAGGGCGTGGAAGAACTTTATCTTTATACCCCGGATCAGGCTCCGCTCTATGAGCGCCTGGGCTGGGAGGTGGTCTCGGTGGAGACCTACCGCGGCGAAGAAGTCACGGTGATGCGCCGCGATCTTGTGGAGATCGTGGAAGAGGGCGGCCGCGGCTGGTTGCAGGTGGAGCAGCCCGCGGCGCAGTAATGTCGCGCGTGATGGTCGCAAAAACTCAGGGGGCGACGTGGTGGCGGGTGAGCTCCACCTCGATGGTGTAGCTGCCGGGGGGGCCGCTGACGCGGATGAACTCGGCGGTGTTGGGGGCGGCGATGTGTTGCGCAGCGTCGGCATCCAGGGCGTCGCGCCAGGTGATCAGCGCGAGCTCGTCGATGCGGAACACGCCTTCGCCACTGCCAGCTTCGGGCGGACTGTGGTGCAGGAAGAAGCGTGTGGCGCGGGCGTTCTCGCTGAGACTTGAGGGGTAATTCGGATCTTCCGGCGGCATGCTGAGATCGTAGCTAAAGGCAGTCCACCCGTACGTCCCCTCCTGCGCACGCAATGCAAACTCGCCGGGGAACTCTCGATCTCCGGAGCTCGCGTAGTAGCGCGCCTCCAGGGTGACCGGGCCGGCGTTTTGTCCGCTGATGTAGCCGATCAGCGTCAGATCTTTGTTGGGCTCGTGCGTCGCGTCGCCGTCGACGCGGATGCGGTTGCGGAAGGTAATGACCGAGTCGGCCGTGTTGGTGGAGCTGCGCGTGGAGCACAGCGCCGTGGTGCCCCGGTAGGTCTCGTGGATGCAGGGAAAGGACGAGCCGGCGTAGTACCAGTGGGTCGGGTCGAGACGCTCCGGGCCGATGTCATGATCTTCGAAGTCGCCGTGCAGCAGGATATCGTGGCCCAACTTCGCCGAGGTGATCGCAGGGGGAAGGGTGAGCGCTGAGATCGACGCGTCGGTCTGCGCATGCCCGCGAAGATCCAGGATGGCGCTGCCGGAGTCATCGATCGTGACGTCGAGGCTCAGCGTGCGGGTGCTCGATTCCGCGCTGGCCGGATCGAGCAGGATGGTGCCCAGGCCGTGTCGGGCAATCACCGGGGTGTCGAAGGGGGCCGATGCCTCGCCCAGCCGGCGCACAAAGAGGTCGGCCAGCCGGCCGGTGACATGCCGGGGGCGATAATCTTTGAGGTAGACGGGGATGGCGGTGGCGCGATGAGGCTGGCCCCGGCGCATATCGACCTGCATAAGCGTGCCGAGGAGGGTCTCCAGACGATTCTGGTCGAAGATGAAGTTCCCCAGGCTATGCGCCATCAGGGTGCCTTCCTCGTAGGCAAAACCCTGGGCGACGTGGGGGTGGTGGGCGACGATCAGCGGAGAGCCCTGGGCGCGAGCGAGCTCGATGCGATCCAGGACTGCGTTGGAAGGGGCCGCAGCGTACTCCACGCCGGCGTGCATGATGGTGATGGGCACAAAGCCTTCTGCCAGTTCGCGGTCCAGCGCGGCGCGCACCGCGTCGGTGTCGCGAAGGTTGGCCGGTCCGCCCTGGGTGTCGCTGGCGACGGTGGGGATCGCGTACTGGCTTCCCACAATCGAGGTCATCGAGAGGAAGGCGTAGGGGGTGTTGCCCAGGGTCTTTCGGTGCGCCCGAAAGGCCTCCTCGGCGTTGAGGCCGGCGCCGCTGTGGGCGATGGCGCGTTGGTCGAGGTGGTAGAGGGTGTCGGCGACGCCGGCGTCGAAGTAGTCGTAGAGGTGGTTGTTGCCCAGCCCGGCGTAGTCCACGCCCATCCAGCTCAGGGCATCCAGGGAGTCGGGCAGGGTGAAGAAGATGTAGGTCTTGTCCTCGTAAGGGGTGCGAGGATCGTCGGTGACGACCGTCTCCAGGTTGATGATCGTGTAGTCGGCGCGCTGGAAGAGGGGGCGCATCTGCTGCACCACATTCCGGGTGCCGGGGAAAGGATCGGAGACTTGAATCAGCGCCTCGGGGTCGTCGTCGGGGAGGCGGTCGGTGGGCGGGTTTTCGGCCGAGCGTAAAAAGCGGCGCCCCATGCTGACGTCGCCGCTAAAGAGCAATCGCGTCGTGTCGGGGCTGCGCGCATCGAGGGTGATGTCGCCCATCTCGACCGCCTCGGTGCTTAAGGGGAGCGCGAGCTGTGTGGGGAGTACCGGGCTGTAAAAGTCGGCGTGCTCAATGGTGATCAGGGTGTTGTCGCGGGTGAGGTCGTCGAAGAGAAAGCGGCCCTCGGCATCGGTGCCCGCGGTCTGTTCCTGAGCGACCACCGAGGCGCCTTGAACCGGGCGCCCCTGGCTGTCGATCACCCGACCTCCCAGCGCGATGGAAGCCGCAAAATAACGATCGCGGGCGGCTTCTTCCTGCTCCCAGACCCAACCTTCCGGGTGGTCCGGATCGGCGTCCAGGCAGCCGGGCAGGCTGAGTGCGGCGAGTATCAGGCTAAGGAGCGCGGCGCGGGTGAGCTGGCGAGCGCGCGGATAAGACGTGAACAGCATGATGGGGGCTCTAGCGAGGGGATGTGCTGGTTGTGAGGATAGGCAGCCCGGTGGCCGGGCACAATCGTTCATCTACGACCCGTTCGCCGCCCCGCTCCTGCGACCGGTCGCACCGCGATCCCCTGACCGGAAGAACCGGATGATCCTTGTTGGAGTTTGTACGGATACGTTAGGTTGACGGCACACCACGCGCCATCGAGGGGCCTCAGAGCAGGTTCACCTCGCGTAGAGACATATCTGGCTGGAGAGCCTGGGGCGCCGGTGGTGGATGGGAATTTAGCGTGATGTATCCGAGGAGTAGATGATGGCAAAGAAGTGGAGTCGCAGCGCGCTCCGACGCGTGTTTGCGCTGGCGGTGGTTTCGGTGAGCCTCGTGGGTTGTGTGACCCCGGGGATGCGGGAGGTGGAGGCGGTCGACTCGTCGGCCTCGTCGGTCACCTTTCTCTACAGCCAGCACACTGGCGAGGAGAGTGAGCGGGGCGTGATCTCGTGTGAGATCGAGGAGGATCGCCTCTCGGACTGTCAGATTATTGATGTGGAGTACAAATGATGAGGTGGACGCAAAGCGTGGCGCTCGGCCTGCTCGTGGTGCTGGGCGTGGGATGCACCGAGGTGCGTTACACGATCCGGCAGGCGGACTCGCACCGGGATGGCGGTTTTTTCACGATGCAGACCTCCGCCGAGCGGGTCACCCGGCTGGGCCCTTTCTATGAGACTGTGGAGCCCGAAGGCATCAACTACTGGCGCTGCGGCCGGGTTGAGGGGCAGATGAACTGCACCAAAGTCTGTGAAGATATGGGCTCGCGGGTCTGCGCGCCCTATCTGGCCGGCCATTTTGGCCAGGTCAATCTTCCGCCTGCCTTCACCACCTCGGCCTCGTCGCCGGCGCTCTACCAGGGCGAAGGTCAGGACGAGGTTGTGCCCGAGGCCGAGCCGGCAGAAGAGGGTGACGTGGAGGAGACGCCAGAGAGCGCTCCGACCGATGAGGCTGTGGAGCCCGGGGAGGTGCAATGATGGGAACCTGGATCAGAAGCGCGCTTTTGAGCGCGGTGGTGCTGGCAGCCGGCGTCGGCTGCGCGATGCCCGAATACGTGTACGTGACCGACTACCAGGTCGTGGGCGATCGCAGCGTCAAATACATCTACAACCCGCTCTACCCCTCGATGGCCGGCGGCCCGATCAACGACGCGGCGCTGGTGCTGGAGGTGTGTTCGGTGGATGCGCAGACTCCCGGGGAGGAGGCGCAGTGCCGCGAGACGGTGTTGCTGAGGACCGAGGAGTACCGATGAAGACGATGACGTGGATGAAGGCCGCGCTGATTGGCCTTGTGACGGCCTCGGCGGTGGGATGCGCCGGGCAGA
The sequence above is drawn from the Lujinxingia vulgaris genome and encodes:
- a CDS encoding response regulator — encoded protein: MITSKKVAVLDDEPLIGDIVSRALSRQWEVSVFERPSQALEALEGGERYAAFLCDMMMPERTGMEVYEEIRRRWPEQAERVVIMSGISHRDRAGEMVREAGVRLVQKPFDLKGLRQVVEEVAAGASAAGAGERGALRR
- a CDS encoding DUF6503 family protein, with the protein product MRHLLVLNLITLLGLSTAACDAPTAEQRTEAPAEPASAPPADPAPPEEERAAPDPHWVESRVADAHERLADSEPGQLLRKSIDAHGGLQNFFNKGPLHFRFNYRPLDGDPRDTRQLVDTWSSRAAHTLSESPEVAFGWDGENAWIAPQDAETPFNARFWALTPYYFVALPFVLADPGVILTREDDATYNDQTYHLIRATYEPGTGDAPDDFYVLYIHPESFEVHAIRYIVSYPGFFPEGGHSPERFMTYEDQKTIEGITLATSHKTFTFEDGEPGEHITTTEVTELRFEPDAPLSAILPPENARTLEGF
- a CDS encoding GNAT family N-acetyltransferase; this encodes MVKITYLSDHLGAEEPAAEELSTEELAEMKKVARWHQEEWAHLSPDKTVGTRVEELRESAVKEGLPLTLVAVEEDAIVGTISLAEEDLSTHPEFSPWLSTVYVDASQRGQGIGSRLVQRVEEVAAAQGVEELYLYTPDQAPLYERLGWEVVSVETYRGEEVTVMRRDLVEIVEEGGRGWLQVEQPAAQ
- a CDS encoding M20 metallopeptidase family protein gives rise to the protein MNAPSPELLDRLTDTLRANTDRLIELRRFLHTHPELSQHEFETTAHMVKRVEELGFETFVRPEGTGFYADLTPVDFDPALHPTVAIRSDIDALPIEELNDIPYKSQNPGVMHACGHDVHMATVFGSGLSLLELKDQLPGRLRLIFQHAEETVPGGATEMVDFGAIDHVDAILGLHCDPERPIGEIGVRPGPFTASFDLFEIKIEGKGGHGARPHQCTDPIFIATQVANALYQLPAHNFDARIPAVITLGTFQAGIAANVIPETASLSGSIRTISPEHRDELDDLLRRTIGGICLAHGASYELKLTRGAPAIHNDPYITSIISEVATDILGEEGVQRIPLPSMGGEDFSVYCERIPGAMFRLGTGAQAPRNFLHSPHFNIDERAINAGASILARAALRLLHEKAIEKKTDRMVQPL
- a CDS encoding site-2 protease family protein — encoded protein: MRIRQSQGPSWKLATFAGHTIFIEVWFLALVAFFVFSGLKSAEQLPYQLMWAPILFFGVLLHELGHAAAFKKSGFGTSTIVLQGMGGVAINHRANPNPNQGIFIALAGPAATLLIALVSFGGLMALNALAPADSWPLLRHLLRLSAIVNTFWLVFNLLPIFPMDGGQALFHFLRRSRPQRQALATTAKVAIGALIITGAIALYALQGGILIFLILGYFAYTNWQLLEQTRSA
- a CDS encoding Eco57I restriction-modification methylase domain-containing protein is translated as MTGIEQGGQCGALKVREAVLAGDVRGLAQAMGYEVAGVEVRGAALGAWGLWEGDLAGMEAMEVLGSGEGYRLMCVRGGSWERVRALMVKVAARSEGVALLWWWVCEDRWVAAMVDEEGERRFVRRLELEVEALDVVGLEQWWALGPGQVVGGDVAGMGEVMRRHVREVLDQEGVTRAFFQGFSKALGRLVATMQGGPEDAQLRHEVALGTLLRVVFLYFLQARGALNGDRRYVVRRLREAGERSFYKRVLRPLFFGALNCPVAERGEEARGLGRLPFLNGGLFEATELERRFEGLDWPDAVWVEVVEGLFERHRFVAQWSSEGDLSPAVDPEMLGKVFEGLMYGESRRVSGSFYTPREVVRQMVLEGLGGYVEDEVGLGREATWRALEGDVRGLDASERAGLRGALWRVRVLDPAVGTGAFLLEVLGVLRRVDGALDEAAGVVRTAGERYERMRRLIHEHLYGVDVQPTAVRLCELRLWLAMLTALEALPAEAMPALPNLTHRLCAGNSLLEPLDLARYRVRGEVGAWGQMGEVSRQGLERLALLEEAYTAAHGEEKRALKVAMEEAQRGVQREVLEGRLRSIEAELKRWEELAAAKDLFGEEVGLEAGQRAERERLQREAQAVAQALRDLQEGRRVGLAFAYGERFGGVMGRGGFDLVVTNPPWVRATRQDGAVKGVYRARYRVGEPGLWAGAKEAGVEATFGAQADLAALFVERSLELLRPGGRVVALLPAKVLRSLNGAGLRRLLAEHQLEAVEDRSEASEAMFEATTYPAVLRVKKVARSAAKGVSPGVEVAVWRGDEVRRFTRGAGELGVWGQAVGEPWVLVDEEVLGLFRRMQSASVAFGASGLWEVRRGVMTGHNAAFLLKKSDVPRVSCETWKPYLKWAVGGRDIGEGRVEHRRQMIWPVDAKGQVFQKLPEALQGHFENHRKTLEGRSDYREGQPLWQLYRLHEDVVGPKVMWSDLGQQLEAVASAGEEVPLNTVYYAGVRSEAEARALAAYLNCEAVRTVAYALGERARGEWRRHFAWVVRLLPVPRSFVEAVREGRGLARWEEAGAFEEAFGLSGADVAVLRAYRTGGEGPVVREVA